DNA sequence from the Schistocerca serialis cubense isolate TAMUIC-IGC-003099 chromosome 9, iqSchSeri2.2, whole genome shotgun sequence genome:
GCTTTAACCCTCAAGCAGGTGTGCTCATGTATAAAGTGCGCCatccacaaataacattgtcttgtatCATGCCACAGTTCCACAATTGTGAGCCCATacttattccttcattattgcttcagctaacacagtgacaAGTTGTACTGTCATACAtctaagtgagcagcagtaatgtaCAATAAACAAACAGATAGGTGAGAAAAAAATTTACGATCTGTGCAAAAAATGACCCACATTCCAAGCgagcagcacaatcccacaatgaagcagttgtctacgagataattagcaattgaatacgtgGCTGGGTGGGATCTGATGTGATTGCGTAGTTTAATGCTTCAAATGGGTCATTACTGTGGGTAACACTTGTACAAGGCAACAGAGTgatgaaagtattttatttttctttaattaaacagtgatttagcttgtataatataactttattttaatgttttttaattaaattaagattaAGCTGTGATTCTGCTtatacatgtttaccttggtaatACAATGGCACTTATTCTTCACATGTGTACAAAGTATGCTGTGTGCCCTTTCAAATGTTCATTATAATCACCTAGTGTCTCCTGTTCTAAGGtataaacatttaattcagttgatAAAGTCAGCTGAGTTCTTGATACAATGCACACAGTGACCAATGCACAATGAGCAGGCTAGTGAGTTACTCGGCGAGTCTGTAAGCTGGCAATCCAATGGTGCTCTCAACAAGCAGTAGGGTTGTTTCCTTCTTACAAACTCCTGATATGTTGTCAATGTGTTTTATAGAGGAGATTCTTAATTACACTCTCTTCCAGTGATAACTACATGAGAATGTCCATTATTCCGAATGTCAGGTCCCGTGACAACTTTTGATATGTCTCCTCCTTCAACATCAACTGGATCTTCACATCATAGTAGGCTTGTTCCATAACTGCAGCTGCATTGCCACTGTCAGCTTGCAGACTAAGCACACAGAAGCCACTGCACTCAGCTCTTCAAGTCCAGTGCTGGAAATGTAAATTTTGAAAGAATGTGGCTCATTTCTTGATCAATTTTTCTGCAGTTTCGCCGAGAATCTTGCAAACAGTTTCACCACATTTATCTCAGCAATAGGGATACTCCATGGCAATAGTGCAAAGTTCAGTCCCTTCTTAAATGAACAACATGACACCCGCATTGATGTTTCTCGATGTCATGCAGATAACAGTGCAGTGCACTGTTTAACAACCTGCCACATGCTGTTGTGACAGCTGGCTGAATTTCCCTTTCTGCCTTTCTGTGATTTTCCTCTGTGATAACATCTATTGTGCTACCATGGTTCTGACAATCTAGTCCCAACCTAAAGCTAAAAACACCTCCGTTAGCCATAGGGTACAGCAGTAAGGTAGTGGCCATTTGTATACGTCTGCTTTCTAGAATAATGTATGCCATCTCATTGCAGTAGGAAGTTGGCAGGCTAAAATATTCTTCTGAGAGCAGCAGTGTCAATATGATAGCTCATTATAGCAAATTGTGGAAATATCTTCTCATAGTGGTATCATAATGTGGAAGTCAAAGAGCCTAATAAATTATCCTTTATAACACACAGACTTTCCAGGTGTTCAATGTTGTACTATGTTTCCCCATCACAAAGACATGTTATATATGAATGCATGGTTCTGTAGCTATATGTAATGTTAATTAAAATCTTCCGAAGCTTGCAGCGGCAGCAAGTGGTTAAAAATCTGCTAGCAGGTGTGCAAGGAGGACATTAAGCTCCATTAATGTTGTCCTGTGTCTCAGTAACATGGCACATTAGCTGGttcctaaagaggcataaaatcaaTTCAGTCTTTAGGCCTCTAGCAAAAATTTGACAACTTTTGAGGTCTGTGAATTATTGTGTATGCCTCAAAGGCCAGGGATATACAAAACACTGTGGGTGGGGATTGTTTCATGTTGGACAAAATGCGTGTACTATTGAATAGCATTTTATAGAACACGGATGGTATTTCTGCCTACAGTACACTAAGAAATCAGCAGAAGTAGAACATAATCTAGAAAATGGCACCAAATTGTGTCCAATGAGACATTTATTACTAAATAAAAATGGCTTCTGGGACAGTGTTATAACAGAAGCAAGAGGGTGCACAACAGAAACATTACCATGTATGGCAAATGAGTGAGACCAGTGATGTCACAGACTACAGTGTGGCTATATATGGATGGTGGCAGGAATCACACAGCAATTATCACTTGATGATGGCCAAGGAATACCCCACTGAAAGCTGATAAAATTTTAACAACATGACACGATGTATGCTTGAGAAGACATTATCTAGCTTACAACTGGTTAACAGCCAAAAAATTAACCTTCAATCTCACAAAAACCTCATATTATGCAATGCAAGGTGCTAGAATGGGTTGCTTTGATTACTCCCAGTCTGTTGTGGATTATACAACAACAATTTGCAGCAAAACTAATAGAcagttaaatgaaatttttacattacTGTACAGAAGAAAGTTATTCAAATCTTGACACACAATTTGGAGACCTACAAACTGGGTAACTGTGGTTACAATACACTCAACACTTTTACTCAACTATATGTGTGCCACATTGGTGTCATACTTCATAATGCACTGCCAACACACACGAAAAGGCTACAGAAGGGAACAGCTTTTAGACCAGAGTTTCTGCTTGAGAAGTGTTCCTACAATGTAAGTGAATATGTTGACTTAGAGTAATAATGGGCATTCATTTATTGTTGAGGTATCATTATCTGATAATAGGTTTAGTATCTTGCTGTCTGCATGTCTTTGTACAAGAATGTTTCTGCTGTTGGTTTCTTGTTTCCTCTGTTTCAGATGCAGTATAATGAAACACCACAATGAAGGaaatcagttgtgaaggaagtattgTTGGctagagctcctgaagtgtagtgTAACAAAGTTTCATGTGCCAGTAATGTCATTTTATAGTTCTTCCATGTAATGTTAATTAGTTGGAGACTACAGTTGTATGTTGTGGTTTCATTGATAGTTTTCTTTCCAATTAATATACCTGGTGAGGTGACACAACATTAAGGCACTGTACTCACATCTGGCTATCCTGACCTGGGTTTTACGTGGTTTCCCTATGTTATTAAGTTGAATACTGGGATGATTCCATAACACATATAAATTATATTTACTATCTCAATCCTGACTTGCCCTATATTGTATGTGCCAAATCATAGTTTTTGTgaccaataaagaaatataaaCACGACCTAAATACATTAGAAAGGTCATGGTCGATTTCCTACCCCATCATTGCCTAATTTAATCAATGTTCGTGTATGttctaaatatttttaaatgtaccagtAATGCATCTGATGTACCCTATACTATTATGCTGAATGGTCTAACAACAAATAATCCACAGGTATTTTGCAAGGGACACTCAACATGTGAGATTCATCATCATCCACATGCATCGTGAACTGAGGTGACACCAGAAAGTGGATAAGTTAAACAAGAAGCTCAGTTTCGCCTGATATATACATTGAAATATTTCTCATTGTGTTAACATGCAGACTGGATTACAAGATTTGTCTGGACTTTGTAAGTATATAGACAATGGTTTGTGTAGTTGCAAACCCGCTTTATTTGAAGTATTAGATAAAAACAGCATATTAGCAGTACAACAGACTGAACAGTAGCTGTTTTCAAAGTACATTTTTCCTGAGTAAAAAAAAGCATTTGCGATGTCAACAGCTGTTGCATTGTGGTTCGATAATGGTAACAAACTGGCATGATGAACAACTGGAACTGAATATGACCAAATGTAAATTGGTTGTCAGAAGCAAATGGAATGCTCATACATAGTTTTCTACAGTTAGTAAAACAAGTTAGCTATTATTTTGTTCTGTTAGATTAGAATTCATCACATTGTCTCAGCTTCTGGCAAAATTTGAAATATGACATACAAGTAGGTTATGAGAGTGCCAACAGTCTTGTCCCAGACTAGACAACACATCATGCTATCACAGTAATTGTATTTTCGTGTTGGCATTTATTGGCTTAACCaagtcacaaccaaactgtcacattctAAACTAACCTAAGTCTTGGGCCTCACCATGGGTCAGTCTGTCAGCACATCTAGCTTTCTTCCATTCgctaactaaatacaaaaatcaatAAGCAACCTAGAAATTTATGATAATCAGATCAGTAAACGTTCATCTGGTACTCTCCATACAAAAATAATTGTAATCAATTCATATCTTCTGCCAAAGAAAAGCATTAGATTCTGTGATTCTCATTTGCTACCTTATACTGTCACCTGATTGGCTATGACCAATGTCAACGAACCATCAGCTTCAGCATACAACGCGTGGGTCACTAACACCATGAAGAACACCCCAACCATTTTCTCCTAATATACACATGCAAAGTAAGTTAAAAGTTATTTCCATAATAATCAGTGCAAGTAGATTAGTAGCACTCAACATTTTGCCAACAGCAATTGCTATTGATATACAGCTTGATTTTTTCATGTCCCTAAAGTCTATCTTGTATGAAGATTTATGAAACACAATGTgcgaaagaaatacttttttaactgAATAACAGATGCAAATTTCCAATTCTATAGTGTATCTGGGCTGGATTTTTCACTTACCATATTTGAATTATATGTATGACAAGTGAGTAGCACACTGTGACTACTCCTAAGAAAAAAACGGGTCCTATCTTCTGTTGAGGAAGGAGATTGTTAAGTCCCACACTCAAAGTTTTATTAAACGGCCTGGTTCGGTGCTATGCCTTACTGTGCTACATTCAGGTACAAACACAGGAAATGTTACAAGCCACTCGCAACacagaatggaaaaaggaaagaagattaggtttCAAAGTCTCAGCAATGATATTGCCATTAAACACAGAACACAAGCTTAACTGCAGAAGGATAGGGAAGGTAATTGGCAAAGACCATTTCAAAGGAACATCCCTGgcaactgaaacattttaagaaaactaCAGAATACTTAAATCTTGAAGGCTTCATGGGGATTTGAACCACAGTCATCCCACATGAGTCAGTGTACTGCCACTATCACCTTACCTGACAGTAAATGGAATACAGTTTCCGCAGGCAGGGCCAGCTGTACATTGTGGCTGCACCTTTACATTTCATATTTGTAGCCTTTGATCCTTGACCATAATGCACACAAACTatatcagtttgtgaaactctaCACATTAAATACACATAAAAACAACATAAGATGTTCTGGTGAAACAATAATGTGAGGGGAAAAGCAAACTACTGCCAGCATTAAAGCTTTAGTATCCATGTACTCTTCAGCTCAGGTGTTATcaatcataatttcaaaacttaaagcaGTATCAACATATTCAGTTTTAACATTCTACCCAAATTTACAAAATGAGGAAATGTCAGATCAGGATTAACTCAGCACCAAGAGCATACTTGTATTGCCTTATCCAATTTAGTTGTTGGTAGCCAAATGAGTATGGCAGTGTAAAAGTATTGTGACTAATATGAACATCGCTGCCTATTACATCATGACAGTAAACTGTTGTCACAAATCATGGTACACTACAATGCATTAATGGATAATGCTGGTTTGAAATTGTGTAATTAAGGGACTTAAATAAACATCTAGATtaatgactaacaataaccctAGAGTAACATCAAAATGTGTGCTATTAAAAATCACACCTGCAAAGGGAATGTGATTCTATATTTcccaatttttttccttgtttaacAGATACTGAGGTTGATTACAATACCACAAATGAAACGGACTGTTTACTACATAAAACTGAGAGCTGAATACATGTAAATAATGAATTCCTTATACTGTATGGAAAAGATGTGAAGATAAAAATCAGCTGAGCAATATATGTAAACATAGTGTTTTTGATCTTCAGTTTTCCCAAATGGAAAACGATGATTTATGAGAAAAGAACACGTGTCTGTATGAATGGATGAGAAAAACAATGGTACTTACTAAGGCAGATGTTTCCAATATGACAGAAAGAGGAATATCCTACAGTGCACACACAGTTCATAAGTTCTCCTTAAATATACAACGCTCACTGCAGGCTGAAATAGTTGAATGCTGTCATACGTCAACCTACTATAATGAAATATCTACCAACGTACAGTCTGTCTCTTCGCTTCTAACTACCGAATAATCATTAAATATAGATATCTGACATCACAATTATGTAGCAAAcacttgttgtcactgctactaaAAGTTgttacacacaaaaaaatcatgTAGAAAACCCAAATACTTACCGTTGTGGAGATTTTCAGTCTGAGTAAGGATGGAATCTAGAATAGTGGACACTTCGTCGGGATTCTTCTTGGCAGCTACAGTCAGACCTTCCAAAAGCTGCGGAAGACCGTCCTTCGTAGAAGTTGCTGAGAGAGAAACGTTTTTTAATCGAGTCTTAGGATTACATTCCTCACGGAGCATTTATTCTCGTTTTACTTTATCGACTCGTTCGTTAAAAATTTAATCTATAAAATCAATAGCATTCTCTGCAATTCTaggaactggaaagaccatagagTGAACATTTACCTGCCATAATCTTGCCGGCGTTTGGGTTGAGCAGTCATCGGTTTATTATCATTTACGCTCACACATTTTCTACGAGTTTGAATACTTTCTTCTCATGCCGCCCCCCCTTCCTACCAAACACAAGCAACATCATATGTCAGACGCTCAGAGATGCATGCTCACTTTCTCTGCGCAGTATTCAAGTTCACTCTTTAATTagaaaatatatttgtaaataatcaacatcaaaaatcgACGGTATCTATCTTTAAATTCTTTGATTTTTTAATACGTAATTTACAACATGAAATCTTAGTGGATCTCGTATATATCATAACTTTTTACAAATGCTCTTTTGACGCTATACGTATTCGCACTCTTCGCTGTCCCAATAGCCGGGAACCAATACCGATCAATGGATAATGTTGAAACACCATTGGCCATCCTACCCGAAAATCGATAATGGTCGTAGGTGATCGATTTTCATTATTAGGCGGCGCTGGTTCGACAGCTAACAGTTTAAATAAAAAGGTAAGTTGAAAAATGACGTTACATATTTGTTGTTGACAGACGCGAATGAAAAGATTGTTTACGTTACCGGCTGGACGCTGTTTAGCTTTGTTTGCCATCCGTTTGCCTGTCGCCAGCTACTTGGAACATAGCGTAACTTATCGCGCTGTTTACCATCCTTTCGATATTATTATTGTTGCGCGCTGTACTTGAGTAATGTGTTACTTGctatgaaaattattttcagcattaCCATGGCTATTGCAGCGGCAGATAACTTTCAGCTGAAGTGGCATAGTTACGGGACACATCTTCATTCATCCGTAGCCACTTTGCTGCGGTCTGAATTATTTTCCGACGTGTGTTTAGCAACAGTGGACGGACGACAGATATCGGCGCACCGGTTCGTATTATCAGCATGCAGTTCGTATCTTCAGCAGCTACTCAAAGCTGTGTACCCACCTACAGTCAATTTccccattgtaattgttttaccctCAGAAATCCCTTACCGTATTTTGAAGATTTTGGTTCAGTATATGTACAGCGGAGAGGCAACAGTGAGCTATGGACAGCTGGATGGTATCCTGAGAGCTGCACATATTTTAGGTATAAAGGGACTGTGCCATGAAAGGACTAATACAGTGAATCAGGTGGTACAGGACAGAAATGGTAATGTCCAACCCTCAGTACAGAGATTATTTCCTCTTCAGATACAGACTGAGGCGACAGGGAAGTGTCAGAGGAAAGCATCCTCAGGTTCAAGATTTCAGGATTCCTCCTCGACTGCTACAACTGACCAGAACGTATGTAACGAAAAGGAAACAGCAAGTGTAGATACAGCTTCAAATGGAAAAGAGGACAAGAATCCAGAGAAAAAGCAAGATGTAGTAACTCCTGGTGCTGTTAGCAGCAAGAGTCCTACCGAAGCAGACGTTCTGACTGACAGTTCTTCAGAGCACCCGCCCAATAATTTGCCATTGAATCCTGTCCAGTTGATAGTAAAACAGGAACCTATTGAGTGGGTAGATACAGAACTGTCTGAACCAATGGAAGAAGAAATAGCAAGTCATATGCATCCAGAAGTGACAGTTAAGTCTgtaagtgttgtgaaaaatgtccaCTTCGTAGTGCTTTTAAGTCAGTTTCTGTGTGTGCTGTTGTTATTGAAGAATAAATATAATCCAGTGCACATTtcaaaatttaaagtttttaattGTACATGTTACAGGAGGAAGATGACTTCCATGATAGTGAAGGAAGGGCTGTACATGTACAGGAACCCTCGGCCTTGTATACACCCCTCACATGTGATCTTTGCCATGAAACATTTAGTCTTCCAGGTGACTGGGTGCGCCATATAGAAAATTTCCATGAAAAGCATGATGGTAGACGGAAACGTTATAATAGAAGACCTTCACAGGTAACTGCACCACAATTTCATTTAGTAAATTACCTCATTTACTCATTTTTAAATGTATGAATATATTGTTGAGACAAGAGTAACagtaaatagtttttgtgtagGTTAAAACTTGTTTGCTTGTAAGTGAAATTGTTCATTCGTGCTTGCTACTTGATTACAGGCATAATTTAACAAGTGATATTGTTCATTCACACTTATTATTTAATTACAGGCATAATTTAACAACTAAAATCATAAAACTACCACTACTCAAGCCTTTCAGTTTGACAATCAATGTTCTGAAGAAATTAAACATAAACTAAAAATTAGCATAATAATAGTAAATTGAAACACAGCATATTTCTTCAGCTGAGCACTGAACCTTTTTGTCAATTGTTGTAAATGGGTAAATAAGTTGGCTatgagtgttaattttctttttcttgtagtgATTCAGAATACTGCAGATGAGAATGTTATGAGTTTATCTTGCAATTTGCATTATCCTGAAAGAGAAGCATAATAATAACTTTCTGTTTGCAGTTACAATGTATTTGTGCCTCAGATGCTATTAATTATCTGATGTGTTAATGCTTTAAATAACAACAGGATTTTGTTGCTTCCGTTAGGAATTGTTGTGGTGAGGCTTGTAAGCAATACTAATGGGTTAAAATGTAAAGATTCATATTTTGAAGGCAAGAGACATTGATTTCTGAAGAAAAAGTTGTATGAATAATAATGAGGCAGAATCTAACGAAGAGCACAAAAGCTCTATTTGCaattaaattattaataaattcaAACTGGTATCAATCTTGTGAAAGGTCATTATTGAATGGACTCATGTTCTGCGCAAGAGAAATGTAAATTTAGATTATGGTTTGCAGATTAATTTGCAGTTTCCTACTGTGGAGAAACTGATAAGAATCttaggcatagtccatatcaattcaggcaggctaggaaaaaattttaccttcatagtctcggatattattgaatttagcataaaaTTAAGGACTCTGAGATACACCCCTCCCAAGGTGACACTGCACATACcgttttgaagatgcgaatttttggaaaaaaaattgaaaattctggttctctggaacagttctacatttttttttttttaaatataattgctttatgattatgaAGAAATCCTCCATTAGGatttatctgtcaaagttcttttactatagtgtTCTGAACTTTTTGTAATTTATGGAAAAGAATTatattcaaaaatgccaatccataaaattttgatttttttctgttgagtaGTACTATATAGTACAACATTCTCcacttccacttttaggttgaacagcttttgtaaacaatggaaatttttgccatacataaaacctgttttattaccacattaatacGTAACacgctcataaaaatcaaaacctaaccttatttaacataattttagttttgaaagatgagtaagagagtCAATTTCCAAGCATTTTAAacagttccaaaatgtatgtgaaaggttcaCTGACTTGTGTAGTTgcccttataaattgcaaaagtttcaaTTTATACAGCTTCTGTGGACTCTGTTTTGtgttgaaattagccagtcaatgaactacaaatgtgttccactgcttcagtgtcttcctttgatATAGGGTGATGCcctcctgttgaaccaataggaactggagaacttacaatcttcaaaacattttgaacaggaagtgagcactgatgacgTTGTTGCTGTGCTTCAGCTGGAAACCtttatccagcagctggtccatgtggtagcatgaaGTTCACTACAGTTTCgattaactcataactggtgtctataatctctgcagtcCACCAGTGACAGTCATACAAACACACCACgtacatcccccttctcaggttgtgaatctgaatattatcctgctgcttctgaggtgttggccgaacgaacaaaatttcttctgtcttgcccTTTAAAGTGCGTGCAATATGAATTCACCCATCACTTTGACTCCAGAAatatgtcttctgaattccttttgttgtttgaaccattcttcttgTTTCTGCTCACAAAATTCTTCGATtcatctttggacaaaagaatgagggctgtgggtgTGCAAGATTTCACGACTCTCATAAAATCAGGAGCATTCTGAATCGCagttgtatttggtctggaaagatcaTGTTTTGTAGCCTGGCGCTTCAGTAGgtctcctacaccatcacaaggcccgttcctgtgaccagtagcactgtatacccagccatttggcacaagcgacttactcaattcaaacagctggtaacgatttttaaaattacTAGGAGCactatcagaaataatgatgatcttctctgccgcTGTTTACAGTTGAAGCattttgcgcattgctagcaaaTCATGTGCCGAGTCATGCCCTGTGTCATCActtgtaactgcaacacttgtggtcttgctttgaaaatatgtcactcctaaaaaattgaaacctggtcgtTACTCCAAAGATACTCGTGtgcttcttgtgggagaattacagaccagttttaagtaaaatcacagtgaagcactaaacatagttcttcagcctatacacaccc
Encoded proteins:
- the LOC126418853 gene encoding zinc finger and BTB domain-containing protein 14-like isoform X2, with translation MAIAAADNFQLKWHSYGTHLHSSVATLLRSELFSDVCLATVDGRQISAHRFVLSACSSYLQQLLKAVYPPTVNFPIVIVLPSEIPYRILKILVQYMYSGEATVSYGQLDGILRAAHILGIKGLCHERTNTVNQVVQDRNGNVQPSVQRLFPLQIQTEATGKCQRKASSGSRFQDSSSTATTDQNVCNEKETASVDTASNGKEDKNPEKKQDVVTPGAVSSKSPTEADVLTDSSSEHPPNNLPLNPVQLIVKQEPIEWVDTELSEPMEEEIASHMHPEVTVKSEEDDFHDSEGRAVHVQEPSALYTPLTCDLCHETFSLPGDWVRHIENFHEKHDGRRKRYNRRPSQVYGCDTSRRSTQMSSSLLPTGVPLISEMATDSQVIGSAAQFVPKLSHHVHQW
- the LOC126418853 gene encoding zinc finger and BTB domain-containing protein 17-like isoform X1, with protein sequence MAIAAADNFQLKWHSYGTHLHSSVATLLRSELFSDVCLATVDGRQISAHRFVLSACSSYLQQLLKAVYPPTVNFPIVIVLPSEIPYRILKILVQYMYSGEATVSYGQLDGILRAAHILGIKGLCHERTNTVNQVVQDRNGNVQPSVQRLFPLQIQTEATGKCQRKASSGSRFQDSSSTATTDQNVCNEKETASVDTASNGKEDKNPEKKQDVVTPGAVSSKSPTEADVLTDSSSEHPPNNLPLNPVQLIVKQEPIEWVDTELSEPMEEEIASHMHPEVTVKSEEDDFHDSEGRAVHVQEPSALYTPLTCDLCHETFSLPGDWVRHIENFHEKHDGRRKRYNRRPSQGNEDGPEFPPLKCELCEQVFDTPGVWVRHIQEEHTDEQLAATNRCATNIRDGHRFTGDRKRCPVCAKTFPSRASMVIHKRTHTGEKPYVCAVCTKGFNVKSNLLRHLRTLHDQIVSPSAMD